Proteins found in one Paenibacillus borealis genomic segment:
- a CDS encoding cytidylyltransferase domain-containing protein — MSNRKVVAFVPIKLNSQRLPHKNILPIAGLPLCWHIVDTLNNVESIDEIYVFCSDEEVKNYIPSEAKFLKRDPKLDGDMVKGFEIYEAFINQVDADIYVLAHTTSPFIKTESISNSLNYILNEGHDSAFSAQKIQTFAWYKGEPVNYDLNDVPRTQDMEPIYVETSAFFMFEKEIFTKFHRRIGFNPYIQEVDSVEAVDIDTREDYDFALRIIKDK; from the coding sequence TTGAGTAATAGAAAAGTAGTAGCTTTTGTTCCAATAAAACTAAATAGTCAAAGACTGCCTCATAAAAATATTCTTCCAATAGCGGGGCTTCCGTTATGCTGGCATATTGTTGATACCTTGAATAATGTCGAAAGCATTGACGAAATCTATGTTTTTTGTAGTGATGAGGAAGTAAAAAATTATATACCCTCAGAAGCGAAATTTCTAAAAAGAGATCCGAAATTAGACGGTGATATGGTAAAGGGGTTTGAAATCTACGAAGCCTTTATTAATCAAGTGGATGCAGATATTTATGTTTTAGCACACACGACTTCACCATTCATAAAAACTGAATCTATTAGTAATTCATTAAATTATATTTTGAATGAAGGTCATGATTCTGCTTTCTCCGCACAGAAAATACAGACTTTTGCATGGTATAAGGGCGAACCCGTGAACTATGACCTTAATGATGTACCCCGTACTCAAGATATGGAACCTATTTATGTAGAAACAAGTGCCTTTTTCATGTTTGAAAAAGAGATATTTACTAAATTTCATAGAAGGATTGGATTCAACCCGTATATACAAGAAGTTGATAGTGTTGAGGCAGTCGATATTGATACCAGAGAAGACTATGATTTTGCATTACGAATAATAAAAGATAAATAA
- a CDS encoding KdsC family phosphatase, whose translation MIKMLIMDVDGTLTDGKIYIGPQGELMKAFNVKDGLGITKLNAIGIKPVILTARSSEIVANRARELNIVDVYQGIHDKISGLKMISDKYELAFNDIAYIGDDENDLECMKLCGYSGCPADAMDTIKKLVNFASRFNGGDGAVREFIENILVRNAEDLSS comes from the coding sequence ATGATAAAAATGCTTATAATGGATGTAGATGGGACATTAACTGATGGGAAGATTTACATTGGACCACAGGGTGAATTAATGAAGGCTTTTAATGTAAAAGATGGATTGGGAATTACTAAATTAAATGCCATTGGGATTAAACCCGTTATATTAACTGCTCGAAGTTCAGAAATTGTAGCCAATAGAGCTAGAGAATTAAATATAGTTGATGTATACCAAGGTATACATGATAAGATTTCGGGTTTGAAGATGATAAGTGATAAATACGAGTTGGCATTTAATGATATAGCTTATATTGGAGACGATGAAAATGATTTAGAATGCATGAAATTGTGTGGCTATAGTGGGTGTCCAGCAGATGCGATGGATACTATAAAAAAATTAGTGAATTTCGCAAGTAGGTTTAATGGTGGAGACGGAGCAGTTAGAGAGTTTATTGAAAATATTCTTGTTCGAAATGCAGAAGATTTATCTTCGTGA
- the kdsA gene encoding 3-deoxy-8-phosphooctulonate synthase, with amino-acid sequence MFKLIAGPCVIESEELVLQIAKEVKEITDELGIDYYFKASFDKANRTSIDSFRGPGLEEGLRILQKVKDTYNLKIATDIHEPYQAGPVSKVADIIQIPAFLCRQTDLLVAAARTGKIINVKKAQFLAPWDMKNVVRKLEEGGNTNIMLCERGTTFGYNTLVVDMTGLVELKKFGYPVVFDATHSVQKPGGKGDATGGNRDHVQYLARAAMAVGIDALFMEVHPDPDNAKSDGPNMVKLSDLKSILEKLIKVYHAVN; translated from the coding sequence ATGTTTAAATTAATAGCTGGACCTTGTGTAATTGAGAGTGAGGAATTAGTATTACAGATTGCGAAAGAGGTAAAAGAAATAACAGACGAACTAGGAATTGATTATTATTTTAAAGCTTCATTTGATAAGGCTAATAGAACTTCAATTGATTCTTTTAGAGGACCAGGGCTTGAGGAAGGTCTTAGGATTTTACAAAAGGTAAAGGATACGTATAATTTAAAGATTGCAACTGATATTCATGAACCATACCAAGCTGGGCCTGTTTCAAAAGTTGCTGATATAATTCAAATTCCAGCTTTTTTGTGTAGACAGACAGATTTACTGGTTGCTGCAGCGAGAACTGGGAAAATCATTAATGTTAAAAAGGCACAATTTCTTGCACCTTGGGATATGAAAAATGTTGTTCGGAAATTAGAAGAAGGTGGAAATACAAATATTATGCTCTGCGAACGTGGTACTACGTTTGGGTATAACACTCTAGTTGTTGACATGACCGGTTTAGTAGAGTTGAAGAAATTTGGATATCCAGTTGTGTTTGATGCTACTCATAGTGTACAAAAGCCAGGTGGAAAAGGGGATGCAACTGGTGGTAATAGAGACCATGTCCAATATCTAGCTAGAGCTGCAATGGCCGTAGGAATAGATGCGCTGTTTATGGAAGTTCATCCTGATCCAGATAATGCAAAATCTGATGGTCCTAATATGGTTAAGTTAAGTGACTTAAAATCAATCTTAGAAAAATTAATAAAGGTATATCATGCTGTGAATTAA
- the rfbA gene encoding glucose-1-phosphate thymidylyltransferase RfbA, translating to MKGIILAGGSGTRLYPLTMVTSKQLLPVYDKPMIYYPLSTLMLAGINEILIISTPEDTPRFQSLFGDGSQFGISLQYIVQPSPDGLAQAFILGEAFIGDDSVAMILGDNIYYGNGIRKMLQRASDKAQGATVFGYHVQDPERFGVVEFNDEGKVLSVEEKPAQPKSNYAITGLYFYDNRVVEIAKNVQPSSRGELEITSINEAYLKMGELDVELLGRGFTWLDTGTHQSLVDATNFVRTIEDHQGIKIAALEEIAYINGWITKEHLLSCGQKLSKTGYGQYLIKVATGKIQY from the coding sequence ATGAAAGGCATAATCCTAGCCGGCGGCTCCGGAACCCGCCTCTACCCATTAACCATGGTAACCAGTAAACAACTTCTACCCGTTTACGACAAGCCAATGATCTACTATCCGTTATCTACTCTAATGCTCGCCGGAATTAATGAGATCCTTATCATCTCCACGCCTGAAGATACTCCGAGATTCCAAAGTCTATTTGGCGACGGGTCTCAGTTCGGTATTTCCCTGCAATACATAGTTCAACCAAGTCCTGACGGTCTAGCTCAGGCTTTTATTTTGGGGGAAGCGTTTATTGGGGATGACTCTGTGGCTATGATTCTTGGAGATAATATTTACTACGGGAATGGAATCCGTAAAATGCTTCAGCGTGCTTCGGACAAAGCACAAGGTGCGACTGTGTTCGGTTATCACGTACAAGATCCCGAGCGTTTCGGTGTGGTTGAATTTAACGATGAAGGCAAAGTGTTAAGCGTGGAAGAGAAGCCGGCACAGCCTAAGTCTAATTATGCGATTACAGGTCTTTATTTCTACGATAACCGTGTTGTAGAGATCGCTAAGAATGTACAGCCTTCCTCCAGAGGCGAACTTGAGATTACTTCCATTAATGAAGCCTATCTTAAAATGGGCGAGCTGGATGTTGAACTACTGGGACGAGGCTTCACATGGCTGGATACCGGTACTCATCAGAGTCTGGTGGATGCTACGAACTTTGTCCGGACGATTGAGGACCATCAAGGGATTAAGATTGCCGCTCTTGAAGAGATTGCATATATTAATGGGTGGATTACGAAAGAACACCTGTTAAGCTGCGGGCAGAAGCTAAGCAAGACGGGCTACGGCCAATATCTGATCAAGGTAGCTACCGGGAAGATTCAATATTAA
- a CDS encoding KpsF/GutQ family sugar-phosphate isomerase, which yields MDYVDQAKRVFDIEIRALELVRDHLNDDFSNILRIVTECRGKVVVTGMGKMGHIARKIAATMASLGGPAFYLHPGEALHGDLGMVTNDDVVIALSYSGESEEITRVLANIKAIGATLIGISGNADSTLVKYSDYSQVFPNFEEACYLNLAPTSSTTAALVYGDALAVVASKVYGFTETKFALFHPAGSLGKKLLIKVQDVMAYGEDNAMIQQDVTLKSAIIEMGKKGLGIVTVVDNEANIIGVVTDGDLRRQLEKGVDVYGLTVDEIMTKTPVTVKHDCMAVEALQILKEKNISCAPVVDKQNKAVGTIRIQAILNKGIII from the coding sequence ATGGACTATGTAGATCAAGCCAAAAGAGTCTTTGATATAGAAATTAGAGCACTTGAGCTTGTAAGAGATCATTTAAATGACGATTTTAGCAATATTTTAAGAATTGTAACAGAATGCAGAGGGAAAGTGGTAGTCACTGGTATGGGTAAGATGGGGCATATTGCACGTAAGATTGCTGCAACAATGGCAAGTCTTGGGGGACCGGCATTCTATTTACATCCTGGAGAAGCTCTTCATGGGGATTTGGGAATGGTCACTAATGATGACGTCGTAATTGCTTTAAGCTATAGCGGTGAAAGCGAAGAGATTACTAGAGTGCTGGCTAATATTAAGGCAATTGGTGCAACCTTGATAGGAATCTCAGGTAATGCTGATTCTACATTAGTGAAGTATAGTGACTATTCACAGGTATTTCCAAATTTTGAGGAGGCTTGTTACCTGAATTTAGCTCCAACTTCAAGCACGACAGCTGCTTTAGTTTACGGAGATGCTTTAGCTGTTGTAGCGTCAAAGGTATATGGATTTACTGAAACGAAATTTGCATTATTTCATCCTGCAGGTTCATTAGGTAAAAAGTTATTGATTAAAGTTCAAGATGTAATGGCGTATGGAGAAGATAATGCAATGATACAACAAGATGTTACTTTAAAAAGTGCAATTATTGAAATGGGTAAAAAAGGTCTTGGAATAGTTACCGTAGTCGATAATGAGGCTAATATTATTGGTGTTGTAACCGATGGAGATCTAAGACGACAACTTGAAAAAGGTGTTGATGTCTATGGTCTAACAGTAGATGAGATCATGACAAAAACGCCTGTCACCGTTAAGCATGATTGTATGGCAGTTGAAGCACTTCAAATACTAAAAGAAAAAAACATATCATGTGCACCCGTAGTTGATAAGCAAAACAAAGCAGTAGGAACCATTAGAATACAAGCAATTTTGAACAAAGGAATAATCATATGA